The sequence below is a genomic window from Oncorhynchus kisutch isolate 150728-3 unplaced genomic scaffold, Okis_V2 scaffold1555, whole genome shotgun sequence.
actagtctattacatgtatcctatactgactagtctatttacccattaggtctattacatgtatcctatactgactagtctatttatccattagatctattacatgtatcctatactgactagtctattacatgtatcctatactgactgtCTATTTACCCATTAGGTCTAATAAATGCACAACACCACTAAGTTTAATAGTGTTTTTATTAGCTTACAAAGCACTACAGCCACTCTGTGATGACAAGCTCTAGTCTAGATTAAACCTCATAGGAAGACTGTTAttatgtggaggtttcattgagGTCTCTCTGTTTAACTAAACTCTCTGTTTGTCTTCAGCAGgggagagaccagacacagactcTCACTGTGACAGCTTGAAGAGTGCTTCGGGGGAACCAGACCCAGAGACGTCCAAACCAGAAAGACGACgacactgctctcagtgtggaaagagttttagctGGTTTGGGAACCTGAAAcgacatgagaggacacacacaaagGAGAGACCCTACCAATGCATTCAGTGTGGAAAGAATTTTAATTCATCAGAATATatgaaaaaacatgaaaaaatacactctaagccttaccactgctcccagtgtgaaaGAAGTTTTACCCAACGGGGggacctgaaatcacatgagaggacacacacaggagagaagccttaccactgctcacaGTGTGAAAGGAATTTTTTCTCATCGGGGTCCTTGAAAAGACATGAGGGGACACACTCTGTGGAAAAACCTTTCCACTGTTCTCATTGTGAAAAGAGTTTTAGGAATTTATGGAACCTGAAAGAACATGAGCAAAGACACACAATGGAGAAGCCTTTCCAATGCTCCCACTGTGGAATTAAATTTACATGGTTTCAACAACTTAAAGAGCATGAAAGAATCCACATTGTAGAGAAAAGTTATCAGTGCCTCCGGTGTGGAAAGATATTTATGCAGTTAGGGCACCTGAAAGTCcatgaggtaacacacacaggggagaagccataccAATGCTCCGAGTGTGGAAAGAGATATAGCACCTCACATGGACTTAAAAATCATCAGAAAACACACATTGTGCTCCCACAATTGTCTCATATTTTTGACTgagaatgtgtttttgtttttgataTACATGAAATCTAATTATAGAAATTGGACTCAAAAATACATTTGtatgatttattttttgttttaaaaTATAAATTGAATATGGAGTGAGTAAGTGCATGGCTTTCCCAGATTTCTATGACgtataattaattacaatatgagtgaaatcaTTTTCCAAATAATGGTAATTAAGTATATTAAAAAAGgtagcttttctgtgttggaacgGTGTGCGTATCCAGACTACAGAATGTTGTGGGCGTATACAAgtcattaaagggatactttgtgaTTTTGGCaacgaggccctttatctacctCACCAGAGtccgatgaactcgtggatatTATTTTTTAGGTGTCCAGTATGGGGGAAGTTTGAGGTAGGTTTGTGAGTCAGTGCTAAGAAGATGGAATAgatgaatccactcatttgaaggggtaatcttacatacactatatatacaaaatgaTGTTGCATATCTTAACCCATATTCCCACTATTGATGAATAATATGATGTAGGCACTGAAACAGTTGTTCCATCCCCGAGCCCAACGTGCCCAACGTGCCcagttcaataaataaataaaggagaAGACttcatgtgtttttttgttatttaaccttttacttaactagtccgttaagaacaatgacgacctacaccggccaaacccggacgacgctgggacaattgtgcgccgcccaatacAGAAAAATGGTGTGTATGGATAAAACTATACTAATCTATAAACAATCCTACCCTTAAGAGAAGCATTTCAGAAACAAATCTTACTCGCTTTAACAGAATCCAGCCCTTTGAtgcaatcacggccggttgtgatacagcctggaatcgaaccagggtgtctgtagagatgcagtgtctcagaccactgtgatacagcctggactagaaccaggtactgtagagaTGCAGTGTCTCAGACCACTGTGGTACAGCCTGGActagaaccaggtactgtagagatgcagtgtttcagaccactgtgatacagcctggactagaaccaggtactgtagagatgcagtgtctcagaccactgtgatacagcctggactagaaccaggtactgtagagaTGCAGTGTCCCAGACCACTGTGGTACAGCCTGGActagaaccaggtactgtagagatgcagtgtttcagaccactgtgatacagcctggactagaaccaggtactgtagagatgcagtgtctcagaccactgtgatacagcctggactagaaccaggtactgtagagatgcagtgtttcagaccactgtgatacagcctggactagaaccaggtactgtagagatgcagtgtctcagaccactgtgatacagcctggactagaaccaggtactgtagagaTGCAGTGTTTCAGACCACTGTGAGACAGCCTGGActagaaccaggtactgtagagatgcagtgtcccagaccactgtgatacagcctggactagaaccaggtactgtagagatgcagtgtctcagaccactgtgatacagcctggactagAACTAGGGTGTCTCTAGTGACGCCTCTCGCTGCCGCCACTTGGGAGCCACtcgatgacagaagtgagtagtACGGGGGAGGGACAGTCATTTTTAGTTCTGTTACCTTTGCTTGCTTgcgtacaggaacaatggtgtccATACAAACACCTTTatagcgtcctcagagcatgtgcagaccagctggctggggaGGTGAGGCATCGGtgtggttttccctttgtaatctctTCCACATTCATCCCATGTCTGAGCCGTTTGGTGCCTATACTGTCTGTTTTGCCTCTTTGATTGTCTTATGGAGCTCATAGCTGTTTCATACTTGTCCATGTTTGCAGTCATTTTTAccatggctaaatggggtgtttCGTCCTTTCAGTTAACAGGATAAGTCCTGACTTGACTTTTACCGTGGCTAAATGGGGTGCTTCGTCCTTTCAGTTAACAGGATAAGTCCTGACTTGACTTTTACCGTGGCTAAATGGGGTGCTTCGTCCTTtcagtaggatcttaatttgagccagtttgctacagcaggaagtaatcctgcagcaacaagaaatgtgaattatggaaagggggatacctagtcaggtgTACAActaaatgccttcaactgaaatgtgtcttccgcatttaacccaattattatgtggattataattaatgaatATATTTGTAGCGGTTGAAACGATgtttgtaagggaaaatcaagtctgaaatgtaaaAGTGGAAACTACAAACTTCAGAAGTCTTTATAAacttcaaaataaaaaaaaaggttttaaaattCCTGCATtgcagatcctacatctgtactgggactttagcctactgcacaaacctcattgctacagaattGTTGTTTGATAGGTTAATGTTGcataacattacatttttttcatGTTAAAAGCTTGATGTTTGACTGAGAAATGTATCTtaactcagaaaaggttggtgaccaatGTCTTGGATATTACTCACGCTACGGGTTGGTGTAAGTATGAAGACAGTGCTAGATTTGGCTTGGTTTTCAGCTGTTGCTAGGTTGTATTAattagtgcacaccgtagcaaaagttctgcaacagaaaacaaaaaacaaGCGTTTCTTAAATGTACAAGTTCCACTAGTCGTCCTTGCCATTTCggtctgttttcttccatttagATTCTAGTGAaaaggaccctgatctctctgttaAACTAACTACTCTGTATttggcaggagagagaccagactcagaggaaccagagccagAGACATCCAAATCAGCAAGACCACACCACTGCTCCCAccgcagatttttttttactaagTTAGGGAACCTTAAAGACCATGAGAgattacacacaggagagaagccttaccaatactcccagtgtggaaagagctttACTAAGTTAGGGAACCTTAAAGACCATGAGAgattacacacaggagagaagcctcatCAATGCTCCCAGCGTGGAAAGAGATTTCCCTCATCATGGTTTTTGAAATCACACGAGAGGACACACTCTCGTGTGTCCTTACCAAAGCCTTACCAATGCTTCCAGTGGGGAAAGAGTTTTACCTGGTTAGGGAATCTGAAAAGGCATGAAAGGGGACATAAGGGTGAGATGCCTCATCATTGCTTCTAGTGTGGAAAAGTTTTACCCAGTTAAGGAGCATGACAATAcataagagaacacacacaggagaaaagcctcatTACTGCTCCTACCGTGGAAAGAGCTAACCAGCTAACAAACCTGAAATcacacaagagaacacacacacacagctgagaaatcgcctttccactgct
It includes:
- the LOC116366729 gene encoding zinc finger protein 664-like isoform X1, yielding MSSLSYCPLAKEEVCWTEKEALGLNIIVKEEEENITVKGEEEAFRIKQEEEEAVVGKEEKEPFGVKEEEGIEAVTVEEEEEDVEAFRMKKEEEAITLKEEKEPFGVKEEEESISIKEEEEDVLGVTEEDENGEEEETENPVNTTGERPDTDSHCDSLKSASGEPDPETSKPERRRHCSQCGKSFSWFGNLKRHERTHTKERPYQCIQCGKNFNSSEYMKKHEKIHSKPYHCSQCERSFTQRGDLKSHERTHTGEKPYHCSQCERNFFSSGSLKRHEGTHSVEKPFHCSHCEKSFRNLWNLKEHEQRHTMEKPFQCSHCGIKFTWFQQLKEHERIHIVEKSYQCLRCGKIFMQLGHLKVHEVTHTGEKPYQCSECGKRYSTSHGLKNHQKTHIVLPQLSHIFD
- the LOC116366729 gene encoding zinc finger protein 664-like isoform X2, with amino-acid sequence MSSLSYCPLAKEEVCWTEKEALGLNIIVKEEEENITVKGEEEAFRIKQEEEEAVVGKEEKEPFGVKEEEGIEAVTVEEEEEDVEAFRMKKEEEAITLKEEKEPFGVKEEEESISIKEEEEDVLGVTEEDENGEEEETENPVNTRERPDTDSHCDSLKSASGEPDPETSKPERRRHCSQCGKSFSWFGNLKRHERTHTKERPYQCIQCGKNFNSSEYMKKHEKIHSKPYHCSQCERSFTQRGDLKSHERTHTGEKPYHCSQCERNFFSSGSLKRHEGTHSVEKPFHCSHCEKSFRNLWNLKEHEQRHTMEKPFQCSHCGIKFTWFQQLKEHERIHIVEKSYQCLRCGKIFMQLGHLKVHEVTHTGEKPYQCSECGKRYSTSHGLKNHQKTHIVLPQLSHIFD